One window of the Trypanosoma brucei gambiense DAL972 chromosome 3, complete sequence genome contains the following:
- a CDS encoding 3-oxo-5-alpha-steroid 4-dehydrogenase, putative codes for MKVTVISGSSSEVVELPSNAGLTDLKKVYKPRVDIHRKSFKILRSGGDKNDKSAYITLDAKRALTEQGVKDGSEVVYKDLGPQVGYRTVFVVEYAGPLAIMLAYAARPSFIYGSSIVKEYCYTQKLYIALFCAHFIKRELETFFVHKFSHPTMPRRNIIKNCVYYWTFALGIGYALCSPYYTEPASPTLVNASAVAMVIFELLNFAVHVQLSGMRKGDGDATRPVPKGILFSLVSCPNYLFEILSWVAFSLGTSMLTSWGFTFAGLVQMAEWAVKKHKNYIKTDPSVRNKKAMLPFLL; via the coding sequence ATGAAGGTTACCGTGATATCAGGCTCATCCTCAGAGGTGGTTGAGCTACCCTCAAATGCCGGTCTCACTGACCTCAAAAAGGTGTACAAACCAAGAGTGGATATTCATCGCAAGTCTTTCAAAATCCTCCGCAGTGGTGGCGACAAGAATGATAAATCGGCGTACATAACCCTCGACGCAAAGCGGGCTCTCACGGAACAGGGTGTAAAGGATGGATCTGAAGTTGTTTACAAGGATCTCGGCCCACAGGTGGGATACCGTACCGTATTCGTTGTGGAATACGCCGGTCCTTTGGCAATCATGTTGGCGTACGCGGCACGCCCCTCCTTCATCTACGGCAGCAGCATTGTTAAGGAGTACTGCTACACGCAGAAGCTTTACATTGCTCTCTTCTGTGCCCACTTCATTAAGCGGGAGCTGGAGACGTTCTTTGTGCACAAGTTCTCTCACCCAACTATGCCGCGGCGCAACATCATCAAAAATTGCGTGTATTACTGGACCTTTGCACTTGGCATTGGCTATGCTCTATGCAGCCCGTACTATACGGAACCCGCGTCCCCCACACTTGTGAATGCCTCAGCGGTGGCGATGGTAATATTCGAGCTCCTTAACTTTGCCGTGCATGTGCAGTTGAGTGGGATGCGAAAGGGAGATGGTGACGCGACGCGGCCGGTACCCAAAGGAATTCTCTTTTCACTGGTGTCTTGTCCCAATTACTTATTTGAGATCCTTTCTTGGGTGGCCTTCTCTCTTGGTACGAGTATGCTAACCTCCTGGGGTTTTACATTTGCAGGACTCGTACAAATGGCGGAGTGGGCTGTGAAGAAACACAAGAACTATATTAAAACAGATCCATCGGTGCGCAACAAGAAGGCCATGTTACCATTCCTTCTGtag